A genome region from Strigops habroptila isolate Jane chromosome 12, bStrHab1.2.pri, whole genome shotgun sequence includes the following:
- the LUZP1 gene encoding leucine zipper protein 1 isoform X1, translating into MAEFTGYKETSNRHLRFKLQSLSRRLDELEEATKNLQKAEDELLDLQDKVIQAEGSNSSMLADVEALRKRVLKIEGKDEEIRKAEELCRLMKEKLEQEESLTRELKSEIEHLQRRMAELEKLEEAFGRSKNDCTQLCLSLNEEKNLTKKISTELEVLRVKVKELEASEDRLDKTEQSLTGELEKLKSLALSFITERKHFNEREKQNEKIIQELTQKLEQNNKLNRADQTRNASNLLERSSNNLLDRNDLRIEDDLTSALPSKETRRKGSVDYLKHVENETRNKSENQKNKNQEDNKVKDLTQEIEKLKTQIKRFESLEEELKKMRAKNNDLQDSYLSEQNKNKLLAGQLEEIKMQIKKQKDLENGEVENEDTGFASRGKHDRPKYRGVIADLTAAKHKPRELSPQQRRERARNRDFSVSNDSYTHGGKQVPSPSLTSRKAGKASGASALSDTAVTDTKRLEEKSSVSTFSSVQREGCVPQNEGKRSKEQPSVLSRYPPAAQEQKSWKAPSKPVGDTGLRSKTEKPSQVLRGNGAEARDEKSNKGESVASLAEKLKTSQAEVSDCSGDALLTRGNHTSSNGTASAYKYQLSSHVSASDSKVEAVNTSAASHRQPSEGRAKRAIISQEKEFADTSLECAKPSTLTKRSHHSRSQEDMLQVVTGLDKEDTEQSSTSVTDRVNAGLKMDSKTIQSNQEKLNSDEESGRSKKPTTQSDFETRRKVSSKQFSNSRGVFRASLFENDENTVNDEDPTKCIKPSDASTGGLKSRRSFSPREALRSKAVIKPAIVEKDMKAVMGGTVSEAESEKQKSVFKTVTNKMTSSITIFPSEPTAPRTSADTAAKERHVTTSNIRVAPNEPSPVTNNIPTPVEISINKSALKSSETDRTGETAPRSKAETVVSRSSIMIKTSELTEKNSEPPSETISWKSHGSSDAVSCETKHVTVRSSWRTRQGLHSLEHAQPKVERSAASSTTNRCMSSVDLSEMEGNNARTNSLEQTSARTNATADSWSVPELGSRRTKSNLSASELLTRRSCASDPPAASAWHRTTLPDESKDFVLSSRRRQYGSSEYLSQVDTAGKRPTTKMELQDPESNPHAPLSLQGEEQVCELKDHPEKRVTRQEANI; encoded by the exons atggcaGAATTCACAGGTTACAAGGAAACCTCGAATCGGCACCTGCGATTCAAATTGCAGAGTCTTAGTCGCCGCCTTGATGAACTGGAGGAAGCAACCAAaaatctgcagaaagcagaggatgAGCTGCTTGACCTCCAGGACAAAGTTATCCAGGCAGAAGGCAGCAACTCCAGCATGCTGGCTGATGTTGAAGCCCTGCGGAAAAGGGTGCTGAAGATTGAAGGCAAGGATGAAGAAATTAGGAAGGCTGAAGAGCTTTGCCggttaatgaaagaaaaacttgagCAGGAAGAGAGCCTCACCCGAGAGCTGAAGTCAGAAATTGAACACCTGCAGAGGAGaatggcagagctggagaagctggaggaggCCTTCGGCAGGAGCAAGAATGACTGTACGCAGCTGTGTCTTAGCCTCAATGAAGAAAAGAACTTGACCAAGAAGATATCGACAGAACTAGAAGTACTTCGAGTGAAAGTGAAAGAACTGGAAGCATCTGAGGACAGGCTGGATAAGACCGAGCAGAGTTTAACGGGCGAGTTAGAAAAACTGAAATCCTTAGCGCTGAGCTTTATCAcggaaagaaaacactttaatgaaagagaaaagcagaatgaaaaaatcaTCCAGGAGCTAACACAGAAACTAGAACAAAACAATAAACTAAATAGGGCAGATCAAACTAGGAATGCATCCAACTTGCTAGAAAGGTCATCAAATAATCTTCTAGACAGAAATGATTTGAGAATTGAAGATGACTTGACTTCCGCATTGCCCTCGAAGGAGACCAGGAGGAAGGGAAGTGTGGATTACCTGAAACATGTAGAAAATGAAACCAGGAATAAgtcagaaaaccaaaagaataaaaatcaggaaGACAACAAAGTGAAAGATCTCACCCAAGAAATTGAGAAACTTAAAACTCAGATAAAACGTTTTGAATCTTTAGaagaagaacttaaaaaaatgagaGCCAAAAATAATGACCTCCAGGACAGTTACTTGAgtgaacagaataaaaacaaactctTAGCGGGTCAgctagaagaaataaaaatgcaaataaagaaacagaaagatctGGAGAATGGAGAGGTTGAAAATGAAGATACAGGCTTTGCTAGCAGGGGAAAACATGACAGACCTAAATATAGGGGTGTCATAGCTGATTTGACAGCTGCCAAGCACAAGCCAAGGGAGCTCTCACCGCAGCAGCGCCGGGAAAGAGCAAGGAACAGAGATTTCTCTGTCAGCAATGACAGCTATACCCACGGTGGTAAGCAGGTGCCCAGTCCAAGCTtaacaagcagaaaagcaggaaaagcatctGGTGCATCTGCCCTTTCAGACACTGCCGTGACAGATACAAAAAGACTGGAAGAGAAATCTTCAGtttccactttttcttctgttcagagGGAAGGCTGCGTCCCTCAGAATGAGGGGAAGAGATCAAAAGAGCAGCCATCTGTCCTGAGCCGATACCCTCCTGCTGCACAGGAGCAGAAATCTTGGAAAGCACCTTCCAAACCTGTTGGTGACACAGGCCTGAGATCCAAAACTGAGAAGCCATCTCAGGTGCTCCGTGGCAATGGAGCTGAGGCACGGGATGAGAAGTCAAACAAAGGAGAATCAGTGGCTTCTTTGGCCGAGAAGCTGAAAACAAGTCAGGCAGAAGTCAGTGACTGCTCGGGGGACGCACTGCTCACCAGGGGTAACCACACTTCTTCCAATGGCACAGCTTCAGCATACAAGTACCAGCTCTCCTCCCATGTGTCAGCATCTGACTCTAAAGTAGAAGCAGTGAACACTTCTGCTGCATCACATAGACAGCCTTCGGAGGGGAGGGCTAAAAGAGCAATCATCTCCCAGGAAAAAGAATTTGCAGACACATCACTTGAATGTGCGAAGCCGTCGACACTAACAAAGCGTTCCCATCACTCCAGGAGTCAGGAGGACATGCTGCAGGTTGTCACAGGTCTCGATAAAGAAGACACGGAGCAGTCTTCAACTTCAGTGACGGATCGTGTAAATGCTGGTTTAAAAATGGACTCCAAAACCATCCAGAGTAACCAAGAAAAGCTTAATTCAGACGAAGAATCGGGAAGaagcaaaaaaccaaccacTCAATCAGATTTTGAAACAAGAAGGAAAGTAAGTTCCAAGCAGTTCTCCAATTCCAGGGGAGTTTTTAGAGCATCACTTTTTGAAAATGACGAAAACACTGTAAATGATGAAGACCCCACCAAGTGTATAAAACCTTCCGATGCCAGCACTGGAGGACTTAAATCTAGAAGGTCATTCAGCCCAAGAGAAGCTCTGAGATCAAAAGCTGTCATTAAACCTGCAATTGTTGAAAAGGATATGAAGGCAGTCATGGGAGGAACTGTTTCTGAGGCTgagtcagaaaaacaaaagtccgtttttaaaacagtaacaaaTAAAATGACAAGCAGCATCACAATCTTCCCTTCTGAGCCAACAGCTCCAAGAACCAGTGCAGAtacagcagcaaaggaaagacATGTTACCACCAGCAACATCAGGGTTGCTCCAAATGAACCTTCACCAGTAACAAACAATATCCCCACGCCAGTTGAGATATCGATTAATAAAAGTGCTCTGAAATCATCTGAGACAGACAGAACTGGAGAGACAGCGCCGAGAAGTAAAGCAGAAACAGTGGTCTCCAGGAGCAGCATTATGATAAAGACTTCTGAGCTCACCGAGAAGAACAGTGAGCCACCTTCAGAGACAATCAGCTGGAAGAGCCATGGCTCTTCGGATGCAGTTTCATGCGAAACAAAACATGTCACTGTGAGAAGTTCCTGGAGAACAAGACAAGGCTTACATTCCCTGGAGCACGCTCAGCCCAAAGTGGAGAGAAGTGCAGCTTCCAGTACTACAAACAGGTGTATGTCCTCAGTGGACCTCTCAGAAATGGAAGGGAACAATGCAAGAACAAACTCCCTGGAGCAGACCTCAGCAAGGACCAATGCCACGGCTGACTCCTGGAGTGTCCCTGAACTGGGATCCCGAAGGACCAAAAGTAACTTAAGTGCATCTGAGCTGCTAACACGCAGGAGCTGCGCGAGTGatcctccagcagcttctgcttggCACCGGACCACACTACCT gatgaaagcaaagattttgtGCTCAGTTCCAGAAGAAGACAGTATGGCTCTTCTGAGTATCTCTCACAGGTTgacacagcagggaaaaggcCAACCACCAAGATGGAGCTGCAGGACCCTGAATCCAACCCCCACGCACCACTGAGTCTCCAAGGAGAGGAGCAGGTATGTGAGTTGAAGGACCATCCAGAAAAGAGAGTTACAAGGCAAGAAGCCAATATCTGA
- the LUZP1 gene encoding leucine zipper protein 1 isoform X2, with the protein MAEFTGYKETSNRHLRFKLQSLSRRLDELEEATKNLQKAEDELLDLQDKVIQAEGSNSSMLADVEALRKRVLKIEGKDEEIRKAEELCRLMKEKLEQEESLTRELKSEIEHLQRRMAELEKLEEAFGRSKNDCTQLCLSLNEEKNLTKKISTELEVLRVKVKELEASEDRLDKTEQSLTGELEKLKSLALSFITERKHFNEREKQNEKIIQELTQKLEQNNKLNRADQTRNASNLLERSSNNLLDRNDLRIEDDLTSALPSKETRRKGSVDYLKHVENETRNKSENQKNKNQEDNKVKDLTQEIEKLKTQIKRFESLEEELKKMRAKNNDLQDSYLSEQNKNKLLAGQLEEIKMQIKKQKDLENGEVENEDTGFASRGKHDRPKYRGVIADLTAAKHKPRELSPQQRRERARNRDFSVSNDSYTHGGKQVPSPSLTSRKAGKASGASALSDTAVTDTKRLEEKSSVSTFSSVQREGCVPQNEGKRSKEQPSVLSRYPPAAQEQKSWKAPSKPVGDTGLRSKTEKPSQVLRGNGAEARDEKSNKGESVASLAEKLKTSQAEVSDCSGDALLTRGNHTSSNGTASAYKYQLSSHVSASDSKVEAVNTSAASHRQPSEGRAKRAIISQEKEFADTSLECAKPSTLTKRSHHSRSQEDMLQVVTGLDKEDTEQSSTSVTDRVNAGLKMDSKTIQSNQEKLNSDEESGRSKKPTTQSDFETRRKVSSKQFSNSRGVFRASLFENDENTVNDEDPTKCIKPSDASTGGLKSRRSFSPREALRSKAVIKPAIVEKDMKAVMGGTVSEAESEKQKSVFKTVTNKMTSSITIFPSEPTAPRTSADTAAKERHVTTSNIRVAPNEPSPVTNNIPTPVEISINKSALKSSETDRTGETAPRSKAETVVSRSSIMIKTSELTEKNSEPPSETISWKSHGSSDAVSCETKHVTVRSSWRTRQGLHSLEHAQPKVERSAASSTTNRCMSSVDLSEMEGNNARTNSLEQTSARTNATADSWSVPELGSRRTKSNLSASELLTRRSCASDPPAASAWHRTTLPDESKDFVLSSRRRQYGSSEYLSQVDTAGKRPTTKMELQDPESNPHAPLSLQGEEQGASRACRTTSRR; encoded by the exons atggcaGAATTCACAGGTTACAAGGAAACCTCGAATCGGCACCTGCGATTCAAATTGCAGAGTCTTAGTCGCCGCCTTGATGAACTGGAGGAAGCAACCAAaaatctgcagaaagcagaggatgAGCTGCTTGACCTCCAGGACAAAGTTATCCAGGCAGAAGGCAGCAACTCCAGCATGCTGGCTGATGTTGAAGCCCTGCGGAAAAGGGTGCTGAAGATTGAAGGCAAGGATGAAGAAATTAGGAAGGCTGAAGAGCTTTGCCggttaatgaaagaaaaacttgagCAGGAAGAGAGCCTCACCCGAGAGCTGAAGTCAGAAATTGAACACCTGCAGAGGAGaatggcagagctggagaagctggaggaggCCTTCGGCAGGAGCAAGAATGACTGTACGCAGCTGTGTCTTAGCCTCAATGAAGAAAAGAACTTGACCAAGAAGATATCGACAGAACTAGAAGTACTTCGAGTGAAAGTGAAAGAACTGGAAGCATCTGAGGACAGGCTGGATAAGACCGAGCAGAGTTTAACGGGCGAGTTAGAAAAACTGAAATCCTTAGCGCTGAGCTTTATCAcggaaagaaaacactttaatgaaagagaaaagcagaatgaaaaaatcaTCCAGGAGCTAACACAGAAACTAGAACAAAACAATAAACTAAATAGGGCAGATCAAACTAGGAATGCATCCAACTTGCTAGAAAGGTCATCAAATAATCTTCTAGACAGAAATGATTTGAGAATTGAAGATGACTTGACTTCCGCATTGCCCTCGAAGGAGACCAGGAGGAAGGGAAGTGTGGATTACCTGAAACATGTAGAAAATGAAACCAGGAATAAgtcagaaaaccaaaagaataaaaatcaggaaGACAACAAAGTGAAAGATCTCACCCAAGAAATTGAGAAACTTAAAACTCAGATAAAACGTTTTGAATCTTTAGaagaagaacttaaaaaaatgagaGCCAAAAATAATGACCTCCAGGACAGTTACTTGAgtgaacagaataaaaacaaactctTAGCGGGTCAgctagaagaaataaaaatgcaaataaagaaacagaaagatctGGAGAATGGAGAGGTTGAAAATGAAGATACAGGCTTTGCTAGCAGGGGAAAACATGACAGACCTAAATATAGGGGTGTCATAGCTGATTTGACAGCTGCCAAGCACAAGCCAAGGGAGCTCTCACCGCAGCAGCGCCGGGAAAGAGCAAGGAACAGAGATTTCTCTGTCAGCAATGACAGCTATACCCACGGTGGTAAGCAGGTGCCCAGTCCAAGCTtaacaagcagaaaagcaggaaaagcatctGGTGCATCTGCCCTTTCAGACACTGCCGTGACAGATACAAAAAGACTGGAAGAGAAATCTTCAGtttccactttttcttctgttcagagGGAAGGCTGCGTCCCTCAGAATGAGGGGAAGAGATCAAAAGAGCAGCCATCTGTCCTGAGCCGATACCCTCCTGCTGCACAGGAGCAGAAATCTTGGAAAGCACCTTCCAAACCTGTTGGTGACACAGGCCTGAGATCCAAAACTGAGAAGCCATCTCAGGTGCTCCGTGGCAATGGAGCTGAGGCACGGGATGAGAAGTCAAACAAAGGAGAATCAGTGGCTTCTTTGGCCGAGAAGCTGAAAACAAGTCAGGCAGAAGTCAGTGACTGCTCGGGGGACGCACTGCTCACCAGGGGTAACCACACTTCTTCCAATGGCACAGCTTCAGCATACAAGTACCAGCTCTCCTCCCATGTGTCAGCATCTGACTCTAAAGTAGAAGCAGTGAACACTTCTGCTGCATCACATAGACAGCCTTCGGAGGGGAGGGCTAAAAGAGCAATCATCTCCCAGGAAAAAGAATTTGCAGACACATCACTTGAATGTGCGAAGCCGTCGACACTAACAAAGCGTTCCCATCACTCCAGGAGTCAGGAGGACATGCTGCAGGTTGTCACAGGTCTCGATAAAGAAGACACGGAGCAGTCTTCAACTTCAGTGACGGATCGTGTAAATGCTGGTTTAAAAATGGACTCCAAAACCATCCAGAGTAACCAAGAAAAGCTTAATTCAGACGAAGAATCGGGAAGaagcaaaaaaccaaccacTCAATCAGATTTTGAAACAAGAAGGAAAGTAAGTTCCAAGCAGTTCTCCAATTCCAGGGGAGTTTTTAGAGCATCACTTTTTGAAAATGACGAAAACACTGTAAATGATGAAGACCCCACCAAGTGTATAAAACCTTCCGATGCCAGCACTGGAGGACTTAAATCTAGAAGGTCATTCAGCCCAAGAGAAGCTCTGAGATCAAAAGCTGTCATTAAACCTGCAATTGTTGAAAAGGATATGAAGGCAGTCATGGGAGGAACTGTTTCTGAGGCTgagtcagaaaaacaaaagtccgtttttaaaacagtaacaaaTAAAATGACAAGCAGCATCACAATCTTCCCTTCTGAGCCAACAGCTCCAAGAACCAGTGCAGAtacagcagcaaaggaaagacATGTTACCACCAGCAACATCAGGGTTGCTCCAAATGAACCTTCACCAGTAACAAACAATATCCCCACGCCAGTTGAGATATCGATTAATAAAAGTGCTCTGAAATCATCTGAGACAGACAGAACTGGAGAGACAGCGCCGAGAAGTAAAGCAGAAACAGTGGTCTCCAGGAGCAGCATTATGATAAAGACTTCTGAGCTCACCGAGAAGAACAGTGAGCCACCTTCAGAGACAATCAGCTGGAAGAGCCATGGCTCTTCGGATGCAGTTTCATGCGAAACAAAACATGTCACTGTGAGAAGTTCCTGGAGAACAAGACAAGGCTTACATTCCCTGGAGCACGCTCAGCCCAAAGTGGAGAGAAGTGCAGCTTCCAGTACTACAAACAGGTGTATGTCCTCAGTGGACCTCTCAGAAATGGAAGGGAACAATGCAAGAACAAACTCCCTGGAGCAGACCTCAGCAAGGACCAATGCCACGGCTGACTCCTGGAGTGTCCCTGAACTGGGATCCCGAAGGACCAAAAGTAACTTAAGTGCATCTGAGCTGCTAACACGCAGGAGCTGCGCGAGTGatcctccagcagcttctgcttggCACCGGACCACACTACCT gatgaaagcaaagattttgtGCTCAGTTCCAGAAGAAGACAGTATGGCTCTTCTGAGTATCTCTCACAGGTTgacacagcagggaaaaggcCAACCACCAAGATGGAGCTGCAGGACCCTGAATCCAACCCCCACGCACCACTGAGTCTCCAAGGAGAGGAGCAG